The following are from one region of the Chloracidobacterium sp. genome:
- the ispD gene encoding 2-C-methyl-D-erythritol 4-phosphate cytidylyltransferase, protein MKTTAIIVAAGSGSRFNSDKPKQFLEIGGKPVIVHTLERFQASPSVDHIVLVLAGDQIERFDQHCVPKINSIVSGGATRAQSVLNGLNAVDTETSIIAVHDGARPLVTVEEIERTIERAKHTGAACLVAAVTDTIKTVVGGQISGTLDRAKLRRAFTPQVFSADLLRRAFDDTDLGESVTDECFLVERLGHPIAVVEGSSRNIKITYPEDLAFAEALLMK, encoded by the coding sequence ATGAAAACTACAGCGATCATCGTTGCTGCCGGCTCCGGTTCACGTTTCAATTCCGATAAACCCAAACAATTTCTCGAGATCGGTGGAAAGCCGGTCATCGTTCACACACTGGAGCGATTTCAAGCCTCGCCGTCGGTTGACCATATCGTTCTTGTTCTTGCCGGTGATCAGATCGAACGTTTTGACCAACACTGTGTACCAAAGATCAACTCAATTGTCAGCGGTGGGGCGACGCGTGCACAATCGGTTCTCAACGGGCTAAACGCAGTCGACACCGAGACATCGATCATTGCCGTTCACGATGGGGCTCGGCCGTTGGTAACAGTCGAAGAGATCGAGCGCACGATCGAGAGAGCAAAGCACACCGGTGCTGCTTGTCTTGTCGCAGCTGTCACGGACACGATAAAAACGGTCGTGGGTGGCCAAATATCGGGAACTCTTGATAGAGCAAAACTGCGACGGGCATTTACTCCACAAGTATTTTCGGCCGATCTATTGAGACGGGCGTTCGACGACACCGATCTCGGTGAATCAGTGACCGATGAGTGTTTTCTTGTTGAAAGGCTGGGCCATCCCATTGCGGTAGTTGAGGGAAGCTCTCGCAATATTAAGATCACCTATCCGGAGGATCTCGCATTCGCGGAAGCTCTTTTGATGAAGTGA
- a CDS encoding ABC transporter ATP-binding protein codes for MLEVRNVRKVFGDCVANDDVSLKVENGTIHAIVGENGAGKSTVMRVVYGFYNPDAGEILVDGKPVAIRNPHDAIALGIGMVHQHFLLVDTMTVAENIVLGAETGSTVNLDLDKAEHDIKKLSDDLKLDVDPAALIEDLSVGAQQRVELLKALYRDARLLILDEPTAVLTPQEVEEFFKILRRMKAQGKTIIIITHKLEEVLAISDEVTVMRDGRSVGNVRTSETNAKELARMIVGREVLLRVDKPESKPTDVVLEVRNLSVRGKHDVAVDDISFEVRAGEIVGIAGIEGNGQTELVEALAGLVRCSGGSIWFDGRDVTSLDARRKKELGIAHIPEDRQKRGLLLNSDLAENAILGVHYRPPVTFGLGIIDNSVVRSRVAQIIEDFDVRPPNPSLTAKALSGGNQQKLIIGREFGHQPKLLLVSQPTRGVDIGAIEFIHRKLIEMRDAGTAVLLISAELEEVTALADRLMVIREGKIVGEVDPTSTTSESIGLLMTGG; via the coding sequence ATGCTCGAAGTACGAAACGTCAGGAAGGTATTCGGAGATTGTGTCGCAAACGACGATGTGTCTCTAAAGGTCGAAAATGGCACGATTCATGCCATCGTAGGCGAGAACGGGGCAGGCAAATCTACCGTGATGCGCGTGGTTTATGGGTTTTATAACCCGGACGCCGGCGAGATATTGGTGGACGGAAAGCCGGTTGCGATTCGAAATCCACACGACGCTATCGCCCTCGGCATAGGTATGGTGCATCAGCATTTCTTGCTGGTCGATACGATGACGGTCGCGGAGAATATTGTCCTCGGCGCAGAAACCGGCTCGACGGTGAACCTCGATCTCGATAAGGCCGAACACGATATCAAAAAGCTATCTGATGATCTGAAACTCGATGTTGACCCAGCCGCGTTGATCGAGGACCTCTCGGTCGGGGCTCAGCAGCGGGTCGAATTGCTAAAAGCCCTATACCGCGATGCCAGGCTGCTGATCCTGGATGAGCCGACTGCGGTGCTGACACCGCAGGAGGTCGAAGAGTTTTTCAAAATACTGCGGCGTATGAAGGCGCAGGGCAAGACCATCATCATTATTACCCACAAACTTGAGGAAGTCCTCGCGATTTCCGATGAGGTTACCGTCATGCGCGATGGCAGATCGGTGGGTAACGTGAGAACCTCTGAAACGAACGCGAAAGAGTTGGCGAGGATGATAGTTGGCCGTGAGGTGCTTCTCCGGGTCGATAAACCGGAGTCGAAGCCAACCGATGTCGTTTTGGAAGTAAGGAATCTGTCGGTTCGGGGAAAGCACGATGTGGCGGTCGACGACATTTCTTTCGAGGTCCGAGCCGGCGAGATCGTCGGGATAGCCGGGATCGAGGGTAACGGCCAGACCGAGCTTGTTGAGGCCCTAGCTGGTTTGGTGCGTTGTTCGGGTGGTTCGATCTGGTTTGACGGACGGGATGTGACATCTCTTGATGCCAGGCGGAAGAAGGAACTCGGTATCGCGCACATCCCGGAAGACCGACAAAAACGAGGACTCCTGCTTAATTCTGATCTTGCCGAAAACGCGATCTTGGGCGTCCATTATCGACCACCGGTCACGTTTGGCCTTGGCATTATTGACAACAGCGTTGTCAGATCGCGCGTTGCACAGATCATCGAAGATTTTGATGTACGTCCGCCCAATCCGTCCTTGACTGCAAAAGCACTGTCTGGCGGCAACCAGCAGAAACTGATAATCGGGCGCGAATTTGGCCATCAGCCGAAATTGCTGCTTGTTTCACAACCGACCCGCGGGGTCGATATCGGGGCGATCGAGTTTATCCATCGAAAATTGATCGAAATGCGTGATGCAGGCACGGCTGTCCTGTTGATCTCGGCAGAGCTCGAAGAAGTGACGGCACTTGCCGATCGGTTGATGGTCATTCGCGAAGGGAAGATCGTCGGCGAGGTCGATCCGACGAGTACGACCAGTGAGTCCATAGGTTTACTGATGACCGGAGGTTAG
- a CDS encoding SDR family NAD(P)-dependent oxidoreductase gives MNVTSIHAFSEKVALVTDGTTPIGKAVALQLALQGAFVIVGVPPSGKGDPAIEALRALGTLAFAVDADAQTPDGARTLLDKVETEFARLDLLVNCLKSAGESTFLVNCKDDALDYFPEGVRPSYLVTKLASRLMSSRPKPKIVNVIAEPTSESGDSAVTEASYSADLDTTEWFSRNLPDSFRVNAVVVKDANESDYLDHPEFLRPKGTVSPDDVARVVLFLLSPEAVAVNGNVLRLG, from the coding sequence GTGAACGTAACTTCAATTCATGCATTTTCGGAAAAGGTCGCCCTAGTGACTGATGGCACCACCCCGATCGGAAAGGCCGTTGCGTTGCAGCTCGCATTACAGGGTGCATTCGTCATCGTGGGGGTCCCACCGTCAGGCAAAGGCGATCCGGCCATCGAAGCGTTGCGTGCGCTCGGCACCCTCGCATTTGCGGTCGACGCCGACGCCCAAACGCCCGACGGTGCAAGAACGCTGCTAGATAAGGTCGAGACCGAGTTTGCAAGGCTTGACCTTCTTGTCAATTGTCTGAAATCGGCGGGCGAATCGACGTTTCTGGTCAATTGCAAGGATGACGCCCTCGATTATTTTCCCGAGGGGGTTCGGCCAAGCTATTTGGTTACAAAGCTAGCGTCGAGACTGATGTCAAGCCGCCCGAAACCAAAGATCGTTAACGTCATTGCCGAACCTACCTCGGAAAGTGGCGATAGTGCAGTGACTGAAGCTTCATATTCGGCGGATCTTGATACGACGGAGTGGTTCTCGAGGAACCTACCCGACAGCTTTCGTGTAAATGCGGTCGTCGTAAAGGATGCAAATGAATCGGATTATTTGGACCATCCGGAATTCTTGCGGCCGAAGGGCACGGTCTCGCCTGATGACGTCGCACGCGTAGTATTGTTCTTGCTTTCGCCGGAAGCGGTTGCGGTCAACGGGAATGTTTTGAGGCTTGGTTAG
- a CDS encoding 2-C-methyl-D-erythritol 2,4-cyclodiphosphate synthase produces MYRIGQGNDIHRLVAGRPLIIGGVRLDSELGAEGHSDADVLLHAVTDAILGALALGDIGSHFPNSDERWLNAESSVFLRYAVGLARERGYKVANLDATVHLEYPKLRPYIEDIRRGLALSLEIETTQISVKAKTSEGVDAVGGRQAVRADAVVLLEISSS; encoded by the coding sequence ATGTACAGGATCGGACAAGGAAACGACATTCACAGGCTCGTCGCCGGGCGTCCGCTGATCATCGGGGGCGTGCGGTTAGATTCTGAGCTCGGTGCTGAAGGGCACTCGGATGCCGATGTGTTACTACACGCAGTAACCGATGCAATTCTCGGAGCACTGGCACTCGGGGATATTGGTTCGCATTTTCCGAACAGCGACGAACGTTGGCTCAATGCCGAAAGTTCGGTGTTTCTCAGATACGCCGTCGGACTCGCCAGGGAACGCGGCTACAAGGTTGCGAATCTGGATGCGACCGTTCATCTCGAGTATCCAAAATTGCGCCCGTACATCGAGGATATTCGCAGGGGACTCGCCCTTTCGCTCGAGATCGAAACCACCCAGATCAGTGTGAAGGCCAAAACAAGTGAGGGCGTCGATGCTGTCGGTGGTCGGCAAGCCGTTAGGGCTGACGCGGTCGTGCTGTTAGAAATAAGCAGCAGTTGA
- the radA gene encoding DNA repair protein RadA, translating into MAKQPSTIFVCQNCGGQSRKWLGQCPDCEEWNTLVEERFRPAAQAVAAGFGKTQWTSAAKPIAFSQVESQDDARISSGIQEFDRVLGGGIVAGSLVLIGGAPGIGKSTIVLQIAHRLAVNDSIVLYVSGEESERQIKMRGERIGINAERLFLLPETNLGSILAETDSLRPDFLIVDSIQTIHSDKIESAAGSVSQVRDVAAQLMLFAKQTATPVFITGHVTKEGSIAGPKTLEHIVDTVLYFEGDRHHNHRIIRATKNRFGAANEIGVFEMTNAGLVAVGNPSELFLQERPEGASGSVVTVCMEGTRPMLVEVQALVSGTRSASGRRMAQGFDYNRTSMLIAVLEKRLGMQLAGDDVFINIAGGVEVTEPAADLGVIAAIASSFRNLPVGPDVAVFGEIGLTGEIRGVLQAQSRAREAQSMGFKKLILPESNRKGLEKLLGVRVVGVRSVDEALGELFN; encoded by the coding sequence ATGGCAAAACAACCCTCAACGATTTTCGTTTGCCAGAATTGCGGCGGGCAATCGCGTAAATGGCTCGGTCAATGTCCGGACTGCGAAGAATGGAATACGCTTGTCGAGGAAAGGTTTCGTCCGGCAGCGCAGGCAGTCGCCGCCGGGTTCGGGAAAACCCAGTGGACATCTGCCGCGAAGCCGATCGCGTTTAGCCAAGTCGAATCACAGGACGATGCCCGTATTTCGTCGGGCATCCAGGAATTTGACCGCGTTCTCGGCGGCGGTATCGTCGCTGGCTCGCTTGTTCTTATTGGCGGCGCGCCTGGAATTGGGAAATCGACTATCGTGTTGCAGATAGCTCACAGGCTTGCCGTCAACGACTCGATCGTTTTGTACGTATCGGGAGAAGAATCCGAGAGACAGATCAAAATGCGCGGCGAGCGCATTGGCATCAACGCCGAGCGGCTTTTCCTGCTTCCCGAGACGAATCTCGGATCGATCCTTGCGGAAACCGATAGTCTTCGGCCGGACTTTTTGATCGTCGACTCGATCCAGACGATCCATAGCGACAAGATTGAATCTGCCGCGGGAAGCGTCTCACAGGTTCGCGATGTCGCCGCGCAACTGATGCTCTTTGCAAAACAGACGGCAACACCTGTTTTCATCACCGGCCACGTTACGAAAGAAGGCTCGATCGCAGGTCCAAAAACTCTTGAGCACATTGTTGACACTGTGCTTTATTTCGAGGGCGACCGCCATCACAATCACCGGATAATCCGAGCCACGAAGAATCGGTTCGGTGCGGCGAATGAGATCGGTGTTTTCGAGATGACGAACGCGGGGCTGGTCGCCGTTGGAAATCCTTCAGAACTTTTTTTGCAGGAACGCCCCGAAGGCGCAAGCGGCTCGGTCGTCACGGTCTGCATGGAAGGAACTCGTCCGATGCTGGTCGAGGTTCAGGCTCTTGTAAGCGGGACACGTTCGGCATCGGGCAGGCGAATGGCCCAGGGATTTGATTACAACCGTACGTCTATGCTGATCGCGGTTTTGGAAAAGCGGCTGGGAATGCAGCTTGCAGGCGACGACGTGTTTATCAACATCGCCGGAGGCGTGGAAGTGACCGAACCGGCCGCGGATCTAGGCGTTATCGCCGCTATCGCATCCAGCTTTCGTAATCTGCCCGTTGGTCCGGATGTTGCCGTTTTCGGTGAGATCGGACTCACTGGTGAGATCCGCGGCGTTTTGCAGGCTCAGTCCCGGGCTCGCGAAGCACAGTCGATGGGCTTTAAAAAGCTCATTCTACCCGAATCAAATCGCAAAGGATTAGAGAAACTGCTTGGTGTTCGTGTGGTCGGCGTTCGAAGCGTTGACGAGGCTCTTGGCGAACTATTTAACTAG
- a CDS encoding VWA domain-containing protein has protein sequence MEHKFFKVAILLLAFVVGVAFAGISYINREIPRVEVEEIHEAGPETNEPTQGKTLEMVFVLDTTGSMGGLLDGAKQKIWSIVNEVMQKQSKPDVRVGFVAYRDRNDEYVTQIVPISSDLDAVYSKLMDLEAGGGGDTPESVRKALAEGVEKAGWSKSGAAKIIFLVGDAPPQNYSGEPDVLATTTVAVRRNIVVNTIQCGDDHETRSIWQQVARAGQGKYFAIAQNGGVEEINTPFDSRIAELGQKLGGTFIAYGAPTRRADLSMAAAETESKMANAASNTARADRALNKAVNKDAYNGDLIQDMERGRIKLDEVKAEDLPDDLQRVSPAERQRQVDARIAERKKIRQEILELSKQREAFLRAEGTRSGRSGGFDSAVRAALADQLARRGIE, from the coding sequence ATGGAACATAAATTCTTCAAAGTCGCGATATTGTTACTCGCATTTGTTGTGGGTGTTGCATTTGCGGGTATTTCATACATCAACCGCGAGATCCCGCGGGTCGAGGTTGAAGAGATACACGAGGCCGGACCTGAAACAAACGAGCCGACTCAAGGCAAGACCCTCGAAATGGTATTTGTCCTAGATACGACCGGGTCAATGGGCGGCTTGCTCGACGGAGCTAAACAAAAGATCTGGAGCATCGTTAATGAAGTGATGCAAAAACAGTCAAAGCCAGACGTTCGCGTCGGCTTCGTTGCGTATCGAGATCGGAATGATGAGTATGTCACCCAGATCGTGCCAATATCATCAGATCTCGACGCGGTCTATTCTAAACTAATGGACCTGGAAGCCGGCGGCGGTGGTGACACGCCTGAAAGCGTTCGGAAGGCGTTAGCTGAAGGTGTGGAAAAGGCAGGATGGTCGAAGTCCGGGGCAGCGAAGATCATCTTTCTTGTCGGCGATGCTCCTCCGCAGAATTACAGCGGCGAGCCTGATGTTCTCGCAACGACGACGGTCGCTGTTCGAAGGAATATTGTCGTGAACACGATACAATGCGGCGATGACCACGAAACACGGTCGATCTGGCAACAGGTTGCAAGAGCAGGACAAGGCAAATACTTTGCGATCGCACAGAACGGCGGGGTTGAAGAGATAAACACGCCGTTCGATTCGCGAATCGCAGAGCTCGGTCAAAAACTCGGGGGTACATTCATTGCCTACGGCGCACCGACACGACGTGCCGATCTCTCTATGGCGGCTGCAGAGACGGAATCGAAGATGGCGAATGCGGCGTCCAATACTGCGAGAGCCGACCGGGCGCTGAATAAAGCGGTGAACAAAGACGCTTACAATGGCGATCTGATCCAGGACATGGAGCGAGGAAGAATCAAGCTCGACGAGGTAAAGGCTGAAGATCTGCCGGACGATCTGCAAAGGGTCTCGCCGGCAGAGAGACAGCGGCAAGTGGATGCCCGGATCGCAGAAAGAAAGAAGATACGGCAAGAGATCCTCGAACTATCGAAACAGCGAGAAGCATTTCTTCGGGCTGAGGGGACGCGTTCAGGCCGCTCGGGCGGGTTCGACTCCGCAGTTCGAGCGGCACTTGCCGACCAACTGGCTCGACGCGGCATCGAATAG
- a CDS encoding TRAM domain-containing protein yields the protein MKLDILTIRIAFVGLLAGIGFLLNPLAHTARLDPIDEPTRRFVSAAIGVLIAIAIIGFELRVRRATLKTLIGAAVGSILGIAGAFLIGVLISIQEVQAVPAEMKTFLTISLAFFMGYVGLMVGAAKGDYLDLTALGGIFSDKNTPRDYKILDTSVIIDGRIADVAETGFLSGTLIIPNFILAELQQVADSADSSKRQRGRRGLDMLQRLRNNSKLDIQIVETDFPAVKEVDLKLIELGKQLEAVIVTNDFNLNKVSQLRGVSVLNINELANALKPVVLPGEAMRVFVLKEGKEYNQGVAYLDDGTMVVIDNARRLIGKTADIAVTSVLQTTAGKMIFGRLWEEKEDNGEHSNVAIHDSRSLGFRKATRELRQTTIIEEVD from the coding sequence ATGAAGCTCGACATACTCACAATCAGGATCGCCTTTGTCGGGTTACTGGCAGGAATTGGCTTTTTGCTGAATCCGCTTGCTCACACCGCGCGTCTTGATCCTATCGATGAACCGACGCGTAGATTTGTCTCGGCGGCCATTGGAGTCTTGATCGCAATTGCGATCATTGGTTTTGAGCTACGTGTAAGACGGGCAACGCTGAAGACATTGATCGGTGCGGCTGTTGGCTCGATACTTGGGATCGCCGGCGCATTTTTGATCGGAGTATTGATCTCGATCCAGGAAGTTCAGGCAGTTCCGGCTGAAATGAAGACCTTCCTGACGATCTCATTGGCGTTCTTTATGGGGTACGTTGGCCTAATGGTCGGTGCTGCGAAAGGCGATTATCTCGATCTCACTGCTCTTGGCGGCATTTTCAGCGATAAAAACACACCGCGTGACTATAAGATCCTTGATACGTCTGTGATCATTGACGGCCGAATCGCTGATGTTGCCGAAACGGGCTTTTTGAGCGGGACACTGATAATTCCGAATTTCATTCTCGCGGAACTGCAGCAGGTAGCCGATTCGGCAGATTCGTCAAAGCGGCAACGAGGCCGCCGCGGTCTGGACATGCTACAAAGACTTCGGAACAATAGTAAGCTCGATATCCAGATCGTCGAAACTGATTTTCCGGCAGTAAAAGAGGTCGATCTGAAATTGATCGAGCTCGGCAAACAGCTCGAGGCCGTGATCGTTACGAATGACTTTAACCTTAACAAGGTTTCGCAGCTCCGTGGCGTTTCCGTGCTCAATATCAACGAACTCGCAAATGCCCTGAAACCGGTGGTGCTGCCCGGCGAGGCGATGCGTGTTTTCGTGCTGAAAGAGGGCAAGGAATACAACCAAGGCGTTGCTTATCTAGACGATGGGACAATGGTCGTGATCGACAACGCCCGCAGGTTAATAGGTAAGACCGCCGATATCGCAGTAACCAGCGTCCTGCAGACGACCGCAGGGAAGATGATCTTTGGCAGGCTCTGGGAAGAGAAAGAAGACAACGGCGAGCATTCGAATGTTGCGATCCACGATTCCCGTTCTCTTGGCTTTCGAAAGGCAACTCGCGAACTGCGACAAACGACGATCATCGAGGAAGTCGATTAA
- a CDS encoding BMP family ABC transporter substrate-binding protein, whose protein sequence is MAMLGMIAIFTVSSCAVRSETKRVGCSTRVGIVFDIGGKNDRSFNAAAWEGVKRAEKELNICLYDVEPGNPTSIEPAMRAFAEKNFDLVVGVGFAQGPIMQKVAIDYPEVKFAIVDGVIFEKDGKTPKRNVASLVFREHEGSYLVGMIAAAKSRTGVLGFLGGMDIPLIHRFNKGYEEGAKAVNPKIQIVTNYVGVTDHAWNNPGKGKELALSQIEKGADVIFTAAGNSGLGAFDAVEQYGQNMDGQANRFVIGVDSNQNGVKPGFVLTSMVKRVDNAVYDAVKEVIEGKFQGGFHVFGLDKDGVAYAMDEFNEPLVPANVIERVEAAKAKIVAGEIKVTDAMAN, encoded by the coding sequence ATGGCGATGCTCGGCATGATCGCCATTTTCACTGTTTCGTCGTGCGCAGTGCGTTCGGAGACAAAGCGAGTTGGCTGCAGCACGCGTGTCGGGATAGTTTTTGACATTGGCGGTAAAAATGATCGTTCGTTCAATGCGGCCGCCTGGGAAGGCGTAAAGCGTGCAGAAAAGGAATTGAATATCTGCCTCTACGACGTTGAACCGGGAAATCCGACTTCGATCGAGCCTGCGATGCGCGCCTTTGCAGAGAAGAACTTTGACCTTGTCGTCGGGGTGGGCTTCGCTCAAGGGCCGATCATGCAAAAAGTCGCGATCGACTATCCCGAAGTGAAGTTTGCGATCGTGGACGGTGTCATCTTCGAAAAGGACGGGAAGACACCGAAACGAAATGTAGCTTCTCTAGTTTTCCGTGAGCACGAAGGCTCATATCTTGTGGGCATGATAGCCGCGGCGAAATCGCGGACTGGTGTCCTGGGCTTTCTGGGCGGAATGGACATTCCGCTTATTCATCGATTCAACAAAGGCTACGAAGAAGGAGCAAAGGCGGTAAACCCGAAGATCCAAATAGTGACAAACTATGTTGGCGTGACCGACCATGCATGGAACAATCCGGGAAAGGGCAAAGAACTCGCCCTTTCGCAGATCGAGAAAGGTGCGGACGTAATCTTCACCGCAGCCGGGAATTCCGGGCTTGGTGCCTTCGATGCTGTTGAGCAATACGGTCAGAACATGGATGGCCAGGCGAACCGATTCGTGATCGGGGTCGATTCCAATCAGAACGGCGTAAAACCAGGATTTGTTCTCACCTCGATGGTAAAACGGGTCGACAACGCTGTCTATGACGCCGTCAAAGAGGTGATCGAAGGTAAGTTTCAGGGCGGGTTCCATGTATTCGGACTCGACAAGGATGGCGTTGCATATGCGATGGATGAATTCAACGAACCGCTGGTCCCGGCGAACGTTATCGAACGTGTAGAAGCAGCAAAAGCAAAAATAGTTGCCGGAGAGATCAAGGTGACCGACGCGATGGCGAATTAG
- a CDS encoding thymidine phosphorylase, with the protein MRPQEIIAIKRDGGELSHSEIGAFIDGVCDGSWADYQITAMVMAMFIRGMNLAEQDAITDAMLRSGEVLSFEEIGKPKVDKHSTGGVGDKTSLIIAPLAAACGLAVPMISGRGLGHTGGTLDKLEAIPGFNVRLSKQEFHSVIDDCGYAMAGQTAEIAPADRKLYALRDATATVPCIPLIVASIMSKKLAEGLDVLVLDVKTGSGAFMQRFEDSRKLAEAMVMTGTNFGVRTEAVISDMGQPLGRFVGNALETYECIKILKGEPLPGSESTFELSLDLTSRLLVLAGVSADLGTARRLATAKIDSGNAFERFCRNLELQGGDLSVCDDPEKLVDPTLTKVEIKAENSGCISEIDTLAIGNAIVEIGGGRTRAEDKIDHAIGYASISRIGDRVITGQPIGELYCRSEEQADSIAAKLRRSYQILDTQITPPPLIHRTISN; encoded by the coding sequence ATGCGGCCACAAGAGATCATCGCAATTAAACGAGACGGCGGAGAGCTTTCGCATTCAGAGATCGGTGCTTTTATCGATGGTGTTTGCGATGGTTCTTGGGCCGATTACCAGATCACTGCAATGGTCATGGCGATGTTCATTCGCGGGATGAACCTTGCCGAACAGGACGCCATCACTGATGCAATGCTTCGGTCCGGCGAGGTACTCAGTTTTGAAGAGATCGGCAAACCCAAGGTCGACAAGCATTCGACCGGCGGGGTCGGGGATAAGACGTCCCTGATAATCGCACCACTTGCCGCAGCGTGCGGTCTGGCCGTCCCGATGATATCAGGCCGCGGCCTCGGACATACCGGTGGAACTTTGGATAAGCTCGAGGCGATACCGGGATTTAACGTTCGCCTTTCGAAGCAGGAGTTTCATTCTGTCATCGACGATTGCGGTTACGCGATGGCTGGTCAGACAGCTGAGATCGCTCCGGCGGATCGAAAGCTTTACGCTCTCCGCGATGCGACTGCAACGGTCCCATGCATCCCACTGATCGTTGCATCCATAATGTCAAAGAAGCTCGCCGAAGGGCTCGATGTACTAGTTCTGGACGTGAAGACCGGGTCGGGAGCATTCATGCAGAGGTTCGAGGACTCGCGAAAGCTCGCTGAGGCAATGGTAATGACCGGCACCAACTTTGGCGTCAGGACCGAAGCGGTGATCTCGGATATGGGCCAGCCTCTCGGCAGATTTGTCGGCAATGCGCTTGAGACGTATGAATGCATCAAGATACTTAAAGGCGAGCCATTACCGGGAAGCGAATCAACATTTGAACTTTCTCTCGACCTGACTTCGCGCTTGCTGGTGCTAGCCGGTGTATCGGCGGACCTCGGTACTGCACGACGGTTGGCGACAGCAAAGATAGATAGCGGGAACGCATTCGAGCGTTTTTGCCGCAATCTCGAACTCCAGGGCGGCGACCTTTCCGTTTGTGACGATCCGGAAAAGCTTGTCGATCCAACCCTGACCAAGGTCGAGATCAAGGCCGAGAATTCAGGCTGCATTTCAGAGATCGACACGCTCGCAATAGGAAATGCGATCGTCGAGATCGGCGGCGGCCGCACCCGCGCCGAAGATAAGATAGATCATGCAATAGGTTATGCGAGCATTTCACGGATCGGTGATCGTGTGATTACGGGGCAACCGATCGGCGAGCTATATTGCAGATCTGAGGAACAGGCCGATTCGATTGCGGCAAAGTTGAGACGTTCCTACCAAATACTTGACACGCAGATCACTCCTCCGCCGCTGATCCACAGGACAATTTCCAACTGA
- a CDS encoding pyridoxal phosphate-dependent aminotransferase, which yields MSKSFPVSERVAAMKGSSTLLAAQAAADLREKGHSVIDLTVGEPDFETPAFIKEYAVEGLAKGLTKYTPSSGLKIFQESIASFYAERFGAELSVSSIAASCGGKQALFNAACTILNPGDELLIPKPYWVTFPEIGAFCGAKNVFIETAETEFVLTAEQVKAAITDKTKLLIVNSPNNPTGRVIPPREMVRIVETCAENGVYVLTDECYLFFAYPPGEVFSSASLPPELREFVCVAGSFSKTYAMTGWRAGYTIASPEWTKAMVKLQSHSATHPTSFVQYACAMAMADHDASMNAVNDMLVEYHRRRDWLIPALNTIKGFRCPMPEGAFYAFVDVGEMLGEQFANSADVAEAMLNEAFTVVTDGAGFGADGFLRFSYATSIENLHQAVERLVSMFGVKDVKAA from the coding sequence ATGTCGAAATCATTTCCTGTTTCTGAAAGAGTCGCGGCGATGAAGGGCTCTTCAACGCTTCTAGCGGCTCAGGCAGCAGCGGATCTGCGTGAAAAAGGGCATAGCGTTATCGACCTGACGGTCGGCGAACCCGACTTTGAAACGCCGGCCTTTATCAAGGAATACGCTGTCGAAGGCCTGGCTAAGGGCCTTACGAAATATACACCAAGTTCCGGTCTCAAAATATTTCAGGAATCGATCGCGTCCTTTTATGCCGAGCGGTTCGGGGCCGAACTTTCAGTGTCATCGATCGCGGCGTCGTGCGGAGGTAAACAAGCCCTTTTTAACGCAGCGTGCACGATACTCAATCCCGGCGACGAATTGCTTATACCTAAACCATATTGGGTCACATTCCCCGAGATCGGTGCTTTTTGCGGGGCAAAGAACGTCTTTATCGAGACAGCAGAAACCGAGTTCGTGCTGACTGCCGAACAGGTCAAGGCGGCGATCACCGATAAGACCAAACTCCTGATCGTCAATTCGCCCAACAACCCGACCGGAAGGGTAATACCTCCGCGCGAAATGGTCAGGATAGTCGAGACGTGTGCGGAAAACGGCGTCTATGTCCTAACGGACGAATGCTATCTTTTCTTCGCATATCCGCCAGGTGAGGTCTTTTCGTCGGCGAGCCTTCCGCCGGAACTCCGCGAGTTCGTTTGCGTTGCGGGCAGCTTTTCAAAAACTTATGCTATGACCGGTTGGCGGGCGGGGTACACGATCGCCAGCCCGGAATGGACGAAGGCAATGGTAAAGCTCCAAAGCCATTCGGCGACGCACCCAACGTCGTTCGTACAATACGCTTGTGCGATGGCGATGGCAGATCATGATGCCTCGATGAACGCTGTAAATGATATGCTCGTTGAATATCATCGTCGGCGCGATTGGTTGATCCCAGCATTGAACACGATCAAAGGTTTCAGATGTCCGATGCCCGAGGGAGCATTTTATGCTTTTGTTGATGTCGGCGAAATGCTCGGGGAGCAATTCGCTAATTCGGCGGACGTAGCTGAGGCAATGTTGAACGAAGCTTTTACGGTCGTGACTGACGGTGCTGGTTTTGGTGCCGACGGATTTCTTCGATTTTCGTATGCGACGTCAATTGAAAATCTGCATCAGGCCGTCGAGAGGCTTGTTTCGATGTTTGGAGTGAAGGACGTCAAGGCAGCGTGA